A genomic window from Terrisporobacter glycolicus ATCC 14880 = DSM 1288 includes:
- a CDS encoding cation diffusion facilitator family transporter: METNYKKVKQVLWVILIANFGVALLKIVVGRAIKSASMTADGFHSISDGTSNIVGLIGISIASKPIDKEHPYGHNKFEVISGLFIGAMLLFLGGKIVIDAIYTFKNPVVPDITTESLIALIVTLIINIFISNYEYRVGKKLNSYILVSDSLHTKSDIFVTIGVLVTLIGVKLGLPAIIDPIASLIVACFIFHASYEIFKSTIDVLVDKAVVDEEEIKEILKEFEDIKSYHDIRSRGSESNIHIDMHVMVEPAITVEYSHRLSHNIENRIRKKINESAEVIVHIEPYYEEK, encoded by the coding sequence ATGGAGACGAATTATAAAAAGGTTAAGCAAGTTTTATGGGTAATATTGATTGCAAATTTTGGAGTTGCTCTGCTAAAAATTGTAGTAGGAAGGGCCATAAAAAGTGCTAGTATGACCGCCGATGGTTTTCATTCAATATCAGATGGAACATCTAACATAGTTGGGCTTATAGGAATTAGTATAGCCTCAAAGCCAATAGACAAAGAACATCCATATGGACATAATAAGTTTGAAGTTATATCGGGGCTTTTTATTGGTGCCATGCTTTTATTTTTAGGTGGAAAAATAGTTATAGATGCTATTTATACATTTAAAAATCCAGTTGTTCCAGACATAACAACTGAAAGTTTAATCGCTTTAATTGTTACTTTAATAATTAATATATTTATATCTAATTATGAATATAGAGTAGGTAAAAAACTAAATAGCTATATACTTGTTTCGGACTCTCTTCACACTAAAAGTGATATCTTTGTAACTATAGGAGTATTAGTAACATTGATAGGTGTAAAATTAGGTTTGCCAGCCATAATTGACCCTATAGCATCTTTAATAGTTGCCTGCTTTATATTCCATGCATCATATGAAATATTTAAATCTACAATTGATGTTTTAGTAGACAAAGCAGTAGTTGATGAAGAGGAGATAAAAGAAATTCTTAAAGAATTTGAAGATATAAAAAGCTATCATGATATAAGAAGTAGGGGAAGTGAAAGCAACATTCATATTGATATGCATGTTATGGTTGAACCTGCTATAACAGTGGAGTATTCTCATAGACTAAGTCATAATATTGAAAATAGAATAAGAAAAAAAATTAATGAAAGTGCAGAAGTTATTGTTCATATAGAGCCTTATTATGAAGAAAAATAA
- a CDS encoding S8 family serine peptidase yields MNKLRKIVITFSILTFTFIFLKNTTAIADADSPKVEKVDNYDDLSSELSTLIEENQVKPSSNSKYSSKRLIVKSKIDNLNLADLGAKDIISGPDNLYFLQFDSEKSTKDAFEKLNSNVNVKYVEPDIELEVESTKSSKNINESTLSKSSFNSWGVKRLQIDKYANSLPNKSKEITVGVVDSGIVSHPFLKNRVLSNGWDFLDNDNTPNDLNGHGTAMAGVLVDCTQNLNVKILPVKTFNSDGKGNTSNIALGIRYAVDNGADVLNLSFGGVHHAFLHDAVEYALKKNVVVVTSAGNDSENVSYSCPADMDSVIVTSASTQSDEIASFSNYGNTVDVAAPGYEILTCSYKGGYTKEDGTSLSAPHISAIAALIKLANPNMTPAKVESLIISSSEDFGPKGWDKYYGHGIPNMSKALAYQKITLNKSSINLTTNNSSFKLSTTLYPDHVLDKNITWSSSNENIAKVDSNGTVTGISPGKAVITAKTSNNLTAKCSVTVSDYIISLNKTSLKLDKGNTTNLKATIIPSDYASKKITWTSSNKNIATVDSNGNVKAVGAGQATITAKLDNDMVDTCKVKVSENINKLKYKSISSQVYTGSYIKPSLGDLYSSNDKLVKGVDYKVDYSNNKSIGTASIKITGLGNYYGEHIIKFKIVPKAVSSFKVENYTTSQVTLSCKPVRGSYGYEVYRYNFKEKKYDKIATVKENSKSSSVRFTDKNRVSGTIYNYKIRAIKKVNNEYYYSPYSKARVVTKLYKPTVTLKSSKSNVNMSWKKVNRATKYKIYRATSKKGKYDYIGYSNKTTYTDKKVSKKKTYYYKVKAVRTDNKKDYYSDYSTIKSIKVK; encoded by the coding sequence ATGAATAAGTTAAGAAAAATAGTAATTACTTTCTCAATACTTACTTTTACTTTTATTTTTCTGAAAAATACAACAGCTATAGCAGATGCTGATTCACCGAAAGTTGAAAAAGTAGATAACTACGACGACCTTTCCAGTGAATTATCAACTCTTATAGAGGAAAATCAAGTAAAACCATCTTCAAACTCAAAGTATTCCAGCAAACGTTTAATAGTAAAATCAAAAATTGATAATTTAAATCTAGCTGATTTGGGTGCAAAAGACATTATATCAGGCCCTGATAATTTATATTTTTTACAGTTTGATAGTGAAAAGTCAACAAAAGACGCTTTTGAAAAACTTAATTCAAACGTAAATGTAAAATACGTTGAGCCTGATATAGAATTAGAAGTGGAAAGTACAAAAAGCTCAAAGAACATTAATGAATCTACTTTATCAAAAAGCTCATTTAATTCTTGGGGCGTTAAACGTCTTCAAATAGACAAGTATGCTAATTCTTTACCTAACAAGTCAAAGGAAATCACTGTAGGTGTGGTTGACTCTGGAATTGTAAGTCATCCTTTTCTTAAGAATAGGGTTTTATCCAATGGTTGGGATTTTTTAGATAATGATAATACTCCCAATGACCTAAACGGACATGGTACTGCCATGGCCGGTGTGCTTGTAGACTGTACTCAAAATTTGAACGTTAAAATTTTACCAGTAAAAACTTTTAATAGTGATGGTAAAGGTAATACATCTAATATAGCCCTAGGAATAAGATATGCCGTAGACAATGGTGCTGATGTATTAAACTTAAGTTTCGGTGGAGTTCATCATGCTTTTTTACATGATGCAGTAGAATATGCTCTTAAAAAGAATGTCGTTGTAGTAACTTCAGCTGGAAATGATAGTGAAAATGTGTCTTATTCATGCCCAGCAGATATGGATTCTGTAATAGTTACTTCAGCTTCTACTCAATCAGATGAAATAGCTTCTTTTTCCAACTATGGAAATACAGTTGATGTGGCAGCGCCAGGGTATGAAATATTAACTTGTTCTTATAAAGGTGGTTACACTAAAGAAGATGGAACTTCTTTATCAGCTCCTCATATTTCTGCTATCGCTGCGTTAATAAAGCTTGCTAACCCTAATATGACTCCTGCAAAGGTTGAGTCATTAATAATCTCAAGTTCAGAAGATTTCGGACCAAAAGGTTGGGATAAATATTACGGACATGGTATTCCTAATATGAGCAAGGCTTTAGCCTATCAAAAGATAACTTTAAACAAAAGCAGTATTAATTTAACTACTAATAATTCATCATTTAAATTAAGTACTACTTTATATCCTGATCATGTTTTAGATAAAAATATTACCTGGTCTTCAAGTAATGAAAATATAGCAAAAGTAGATAGTAATGGAACAGTAACTGGAATTTCTCCTGGAAAAGCAGTTATTACAGCTAAAACAAGTAATAACTTGACTGCTAAGTGTAGTGTAACTGTGTCTGACTACATAATAAGTTTAAATAAAACTTCACTTAAATTAGACAAGGGAAATACTACTAATTTAAAAGCTACTATAATACCTTCAGATTATGCTAGTAAAAAAATCACTTGGACTTCAAGTAATAAAAATATAGCTACTGTTGATTCAAATGGAAATGTAAAAGCTGTTGGTGCTGGTCAAGCAACTATCACAGCCAAATTAGACAATGACATGGTTGATACATGTAAAGTAAAAGTTTCAGAAAATATTAATAAATTAAAATACAAATCTATTTCTTCTCAAGTTTATACAGGAAGCTATATAAAACCTAGTTTAGGTGACTTATACTCATCAAATGATAAACTTGTAAAAGGTGTAGATTATAAAGTAGATTACAGTAACAATAAATCCATAGGAACTGCTTCTATTAAAATAACAGGCCTTGGTAATTATTATGGTGAACACATTATTAAGTTTAAAATTGTACCTAAAGCAGTTAGTAGTTTTAAGGTAGAAAATTATACTACTTCACAGGTAACTCTTTCTTGTAAACCTGTAAGAGGATCTTACGGTTATGAAGTTTATAGATACAACTTTAAAGAAAAAAAATATGATAAAATCGCCACAGTAAAAGAAAATTCAAAATCTAGTTCTGTTCGTTTTACTGACAAAAACAGAGTTTCAGGAACTATTTATAACTATAAAATTAGAGCAATTAAAAAAGTTAACAATGAATATTATTATAGCCCTTACTCCAAAGCTAGAGTTGTCACAAAATTATATAAACCTACTGTTACTCTAAAATCATCTAAGTCAAATGTTAATATGTCTTGGAAAAAAGTTAACAGAGCAACTAAATACAAAATATATAGAGCAACTTCTAAAAAAGGTAAATATGACTATATAGGTTATTCAAATAAGACTACATATACAGATAAAAAAGTAAGTAAGAAAAAAACATATTATTACAAAGTAAAGGCTGTAAGAACAGATAATAAAAAAGATTATTACAGCGATTACAGCACAATTAAAAGTATAAAAGTCAAATAA
- a CDS encoding erythromycin esterase family protein: protein MKKFTKILMILLLVIIVILTSVFYKNIRINSYIKENNSFDLINTNNYEVFLSGETHTMAKSDKFKKEFFTYLNKKAGVKNIMEEAGFCNVLLLNEYIQSGNEDYLKSFMNQLKGTMAYTKEKYEFYKWLYKYNLELDEDSKINIYGIDVEHDSLAAVKGIKTLIDKNKTVPKSLQKGIYLLKEENTKSAKYLKMAYEEDKKSCEEYFGEKFIYFENGIKNLYQLGGGEDRRDKVMMRNFSFLYSLKKGEKFFGQFGSEHIYQDYMNSDFLTMEEVRFGTLLNSKSSPVKNKVYSLLCIYENKEGNFPSKNFFNYFYFNNIKSDKFIELSREKSPFYNKEYLFNGSKENSVTCDYIQGLMILRNSKKTQVYGN from the coding sequence ATGAAGAAATTTACAAAAATACTAATGATCCTACTACTTGTGATAATAGTAATATTAACAAGTGTTTTTTATAAAAATATAAGAATAAATAGTTACATAAAAGAAAATAACTCATTTGATTTAATAAATACAAATAATTATGAGGTATTTCTTTCTGGTGAAACTCACACTATGGCAAAAAGTGATAAATTTAAAAAAGAATTTTTTACATACTTAAATAAAAAAGCTGGAGTTAAAAACATAATGGAAGAGGCAGGTTTTTGTAATGTACTTTTATTAAATGAATATATACAAAGTGGGAATGAAGATTATTTAAAATCTTTTATGAATCAACTAAAAGGTACAATGGCCTATACTAAAGAAAAATATGAATTTTATAAATGGTTATATAAATACAACTTAGAATTAGATGAAGATTCTAAAATAAACATCTATGGCATTGATGTGGAACATGACTCATTGGCTGCAGTAAAAGGTATAAAAACTTTAATAGATAAAAATAAAACTGTGCCAAAATCTCTTCAAAAAGGGATTTATCTTCTTAAAGAAGAAAATACAAAGTCTGCTAAATATTTAAAAATGGCCTATGAAGAAGATAAAAAATCATGTGAAGAATATTTTGGAGAAAAATTTATATATTTTGAAAATGGAATAAAGAACTTGTATCAACTTGGTGGAGGAGAAGATAGGCGTGATAAGGTAATGATGAGAAACTTTTCATTTTTATATTCACTAAAAAAAGGAGAAAAATTCTTTGGACAATTTGGAAGTGAACACATATATCAAGATTATATGAATAGTGATTTTCTTACTATGGAAGAAGTAAGGTTTGGCACATTACTAAATAGTAAATCATCTCCAGTAAAAAATAAAGTTTATTCTTTGTTATGCATTTATGAAAATAAAGAAGGAAATTTTCCATCAAAGAATTTTTTCAATTATTTTTATTTTAACAATATTAAATCAGATAAATTTATTGAACTTTCAAGAGAAAAAAGTCCTTTTTATAATAAAGAATATTTATTTAATGGAAGTAAGGAAAATAGCGTAACTTGTGATTATATACAAGGATTGATGATACTTAGAAACTCTAAAAAAACACAAGTGTATGGAAATTAA
- a CDS encoding cation diffusion facilitator family transporter, with product MISDYLTKKFIINHENTEDEKTRNAYVYMGSIVGIICNLVLSIVKISVGFISGSVSITADGFNNLSDMASSVITMVGIKLANRPADKEHPFGHGRMEYLSALVVAFMVMLVGVQFIKTSIDRIMNPVPITFEMIPFILLLLSLIVKFWLSRFNKYVGEKINSSALKAASVDALGDVFTSSCVLISFLAAKFTTLPIDGYVGLVVSVAILYAGYSLVKETISPLLGEAPDEELVKGIKQGVLSYDNIIGVHDLIIHNYGVGKCMASIHAEIPSNIDLITIHEIIDSAEREISQKLNIYLVIHMDPMCIHDDKINAVKGKVQNILLKFDAVKSMHDFRITEGENKINLIFDIEVDAHNINTKDKEEELRNDLIEEIKKMDPLYNCVITIDKYF from the coding sequence ATGATTTCAGATTACTTAACTAAAAAATTCATAATAAATCATGAAAATACGGAAGATGAAAAAACTAGAAATGCCTATGTATATATGGGAAGTATAGTTGGAATTATATGCAACCTAGTATTATCCATTGTCAAAATAAGTGTAGGATTTATAAGTGGCAGTGTTTCTATTACAGCAGATGGTTTTAATAACTTATCAGATATGGCATCTTCTGTAATAACTATGGTAGGTATTAAGCTGGCAAATAGACCAGCAGATAAAGAACATCCCTTTGGTCACGGAAGGATGGAGTATTTATCAGCATTAGTAGTTGCCTTTATGGTTATGCTTGTAGGTGTTCAATTTATAAAAACATCTATAGATAGAATTATGAACCCAGTACCAATAACTTTTGAAATGATACCATTTATTTTATTACTTTTATCTTTAATAGTAAAATTTTGGCTTAGTAGATTTAATAAATATGTGGGAGAAAAAATAAATTCATCTGCATTAAAAGCAGCTTCAGTAGATGCTCTTGGAGATGTATTTACATCTAGTTGTGTGTTAATATCATTTTTAGCTGCAAAATTTACCACATTACCAATAGATGGCTATGTAGGTTTAGTTGTTTCAGTAGCCATATTATATGCAGGTTATTCTTTAGTTAAAGAGACAATAAGCCCACTTCTTGGTGAAGCACCAGATGAGGAATTGGTAAAAGGAATTAAGCAAGGAGTTTTATCTTATGATAATATAATTGGTGTTCATGATTTAATAATTCATAATTATGGTGTGGGAAAATGTATGGCATCAATTCATGCAGAAATACCTTCTAATATTGATTTAATAACAATACATGAGATTATAGATAGTGCAGAAAGAGAAATTTCGCAAAAGCTAAATATATACCTAGTTATTCATATGGATCCAATGTGTATTCATGATGATAAGATAAATGCAGTTAAAGGAAAAGTTCAAAATATACTTTTAAAATTTGATGCTGTAAAATCTATGCACGACTTTAGAATTACTGAAGGAGAAAATAAGATAAACCTAATATTTGATATTGAAGTAGATGCTCACAATATTAATACAAAGGATAAGGAAGAAGAACTTAGAAATGACTTAATAGAAGAAATTAAGAAAATGGATCCTTTATATAATTGCGTAATAACTATAGATAAATATTTTTAA
- a CDS encoding (2Fe-2S)-binding protein, whose translation MAGNKIICHCKNVSYIDIRMAMIDGARTLEEIKEKTGAATGCGRCAGAIEEILASVCGCHNVSLEDVVNAVNNGCDTVEKVAESTKAGSGCGRCKALVQNVIDIKR comes from the coding sequence ATGGCTGGAAACAAAATAATATGTCATTGTAAAAATGTTTCTTATATAGATATAAGAATGGCAATGATAGATGGTGCAAGAACTTTAGAAGAAATCAAAGAAAAAACAGGAGCTGCTACTGGATGTGGTAGATGTGCTGGTGCTATAGAAGAAATATTAGCTTCAGTATGTGGATGTCACAATGTGTCATTAGAAGATGTTGTAAATGCAGTAAACAACGGTTGTGATACAGTTGAAAAAGTTGCAGAATCTACTAAAGCAGGATCTGGTTGTGGAAGATGTAAAGCTTTAGTTCAAAACGTTATAGATATAAAAAGATAG
- a CDS encoding DUF5714 domain-containing protein, producing the protein MEESFHKSGCLICGESIIILEKEATHTCLICNKHFISSTICIQGHYVCDDCHTNTNEFVELLLNSKETNPTILFSQIENLKSVNMHGPEHHSIIPCVLLTAFKNSGGKIDLLSAIETALQRGKQAPGGTCGFWGTCGAAIGAGIYGSIVTESSPLNSMSWYKPQKLVSRTINKIAQENAVRCCKRTSRYAILEAIEWTKEYMGIELEKSDFLCTLSYYNKECIHENCPFYNEQGD; encoded by the coding sequence ATGGAAGAAAGCTTTCATAAATCGGGATGTTTGATTTGTGGAGAATCAATTATTATTCTAGAAAAAGAAGCTACACATACCTGTTTAATTTGTAATAAACATTTTATCTCATCAACTATTTGTATCCAAGGCCATTATGTTTGTGATGATTGCCACACTAATACTAATGAATTTGTTGAATTATTACTTAATTCCAAAGAGACAAATCCAACTATACTGTTTTCTCAAATAGAAAATTTAAAATCTGTAAATATGCATGGACCAGAACATCATAGTATTATTCCATGTGTTTTATTGACTGCATTTAAAAACAGTGGAGGCAAGATTGATTTATTATCAGCTATTGAAACTGCTTTGCAAAGAGGTAAACAAGCGCCTGGTGGTACTTGTGGCTTTTGGGGGACTTGTGGTGCAGCCATTGGCGCTGGAATTTATGGTAGCATAGTTACTGAATCTTCTCCTCTTAATAGTATGTCATGGTACAAGCCACAGAAACTAGTATCAAGAACCATAAATAAAATAGCACAAGAAAATGCAGTTAGGTGCTGTAAAAGAACTTCTCGTTATGCAATTTTAGAGGCAATTGAATGGACTAAAGAATACATGGGTATAGAACTTGAAAAAAGTGATTTCTTATGCACCTTATCTTACTACAATAAGGAGTGTATTCATGAAAACTGTCCATTTTATAATGAACAAGGAGATTAA
- a CDS encoding nucleotide exchange factor GrpE yields MLSEGEDVKKECNMDDLIQVIMNMKSDLRIINKNSKKSIMSIESLKEDLNKNNKENFKLKKEIEERKSNEIKIYKKMILILDQIDSFEKIIADLDNEQFSYSLDIMKKIISKEISEINLVEIKSMGELFNPELHKCVAVEEDILKESKEIIGVIEKGYMLGGKVIRPASVIIAR; encoded by the coding sequence ATGTTGAGTGAGGGTGAAGATGTAAAGAAAGAGTGTAATATGGATGATTTGATTCAAGTTATTATGAATATGAAAAGTGATTTAAGAATAATTAATAAAAATAGCAAAAAAAGCATAATGTCTATTGAGTCCTTAAAAGAAGATCTAAATAAGAATAATAAGGAAAATTTTAAACTAAAAAAAGAAATTGAAGAAAGAAAAAGTAATGAGATAAAAATTTATAAGAAAATGATTCTAATTTTAGACCAAATAGATAGTTTTGAAAAGATTATAGCAGATTTGGATAATGAGCAATTTTCCTATAGCTTGGATATAATGAAAAAAATTATTAGTAAAGAAATAAGTGAAATTAACTTAGTTGAAATTAAATCTATGGGAGAACTTTTTAATCCAGAATTACATAAATGCGTTGCAGTAGAAGAGGATATTTTGAAGGAGAGCAAGGAGATTATTGGAGTGATTGAAAAGGGATATATGCTTGGAGGCAAGGTCATAAGACCTGCTTCAGTAATTATAGCAAGGTAG
- a CDS encoding dicarboxylate/amino acid:cation symporter, which produces METTKKKFNLTTKIFIALILGAVFGIILHYFVPASTFRDNILIDGVFYIIGNGFLRLMQMLVVPLVFCSLVCGASAIGDTKTLGKVGIKTMGFYLITTALAITVALSVAKVINPGIGLDISAIEQTKTTIAETASFADTLLDIIPKNPIQGLAEGNMLQIILFAILIGIILAKLGKKADVVSKFFAQFNDVMMEMTMIVMKVAPIGVFCLISKTFANIGFDAFVPMLKYMFSVFFALGLQCFVVYMSMFKGFTGLNPIKFIKKFAPVMGFAFSTATSNATIPMSIDTLEKKVGVNKKISSFTIPLGATINMDGTSIMQGVAVVFVAQAFHVDLTFVDYLTVIATATLASIGTAGVPGVGLITLSMVFNSVGLPVEGIALIMGIDRILDMTRTAVNITGDAVCTAIVAHQNGDLDKAVFESYEEEDQAALA; this is translated from the coding sequence ATGGAGACTACAAAGAAAAAATTCAACTTAACAACGAAAATTTTTATAGCATTAATATTAGGTGCAGTATTTGGTATAATTCTACATTACTTTGTACCCGCAAGTACTTTTAGAGACAATATATTAATAGATGGAGTATTTTATATAATAGGAAACGGATTTTTAAGATTAATGCAAATGCTTGTTGTTCCTTTGGTATTTTGCTCTTTAGTATGTGGAGCATCAGCTATTGGTGATACAAAAACCTTGGGAAAAGTAGGAATTAAAACTATGGGATTTTACTTAATAACGACGGCCCTTGCTATAACAGTTGCTTTATCTGTGGCAAAAGTAATTAACCCAGGAATAGGCCTTGATATATCAGCTATAGAACAAACCAAAACTACTATAGCAGAAACTGCAAGTTTTGCTGATACTTTATTAGATATAATACCTAAAAACCCTATACAAGGTTTAGCAGAAGGAAACATGCTTCAAATAATTTTATTTGCCATATTAATTGGTATAATACTTGCAAAATTAGGTAAGAAAGCAGATGTGGTATCTAAGTTTTTTGCACAATTTAATGATGTAATGATGGAAATGACAATGATAGTTATGAAGGTTGCTCCAATAGGTGTTTTTTGCTTAATATCTAAAACATTTGCAAACATAGGATTTGATGCTTTTGTACCAATGTTAAAGTATATGTTTAGTGTATTCTTTGCTCTAGGTTTACAATGTTTTGTTGTTTATATGTCAATGTTTAAAGGATTTACAGGATTAAATCCGATTAAATTTATAAAGAAATTTGCACCAGTTATGGGATTTGCATTTTCTACAGCAACATCAAATGCTACAATACCAATGTCAATTGATACTTTAGAGAAAAAAGTTGGAGTGAATAAGAAGATATCTTCATTTACTATACCGCTAGGAGCTACTATAAACATGGATGGTACATCAATCATGCAAGGTGTGGCAGTTGTATTCGTAGCTCAGGCATTCCATGTGGATTTAACATTTGTTGACTATTTAACTGTTATTGCAACGGCTACATTGGCATCAATAGGTACAGCAGGAGTTCCAGGGGTTGGTTTAATCACCCTTTCTATGGTGTTTAACTCTGTAGGACTTCCAGTGGAAGGTATAGCATTAATTATGGGTATAGACAGAATACTTGATATGACTAGAACGGCTGTAAATATAACAGGAGATGCTGTTTGTACTGCTATAGTTGCTCATCAAAATGGAGACTTAGATAAAGCAGTATTTGAAAGTTATGAAGAAGAAGATCAAGCAGCACTTGCTTAG
- a CDS encoding Hsp70 family protein, which translates to MGKIIGIDLGTTTSEIAYIENDEPKIIPDCFGNRIVPSVVGKKEDNTVIVGQVAYNQLIPSPERTVAEVKRLMGSDTKINMGEKEYMPHEISSLILKELKKYAEDYLGEEVEEAVITVPANFNNSQRKVTKLAGEMAGLKVERIINEPTAAAMAYGINNADKEEKILVYDLGGGTFDVSILEMFEGILDVKSSRGNDRLGGKDFDNRIEKYIEKEFERIYNQNLYKNLDVQNKLSIKLRVKEAAINAKKELSNQLSTTINIPFITVMDNKPVSISIELKREKFNELTKDLVERTTEKIDEALKAANLKAKDIDTVLLVGGSSRIPAVKELVESKFKGKIISGINPDEAVAMGAAIQAGIKSNQITSEENLIITDKCSHNLGTSIIKIGDGKVINGAFDCIIPIDSSIPCSKKKLYYTAVDNQEEVRVEVYEGNEELAEDNMKIGDFLLKGVPKARAGEESIEVQFDYDLNGILEVKATIMSTGGSINKIIDNFKLIKLAQDALVDENLYERFKVDEWLDYDLASGVKSTVELAEKKIKSAKIDKDDFKYRKIEKLLEELKLAVIHDNEELVEKYDEELTDILFEE; encoded by the coding sequence ATGGGAAAGATAATTGGAATTGACTTGGGGACAACTACTTCGGAAATAGCTTACATAGAAAATGATGAACCGAAAATTATTCCAGACTGTTTTGGAAATAGAATTGTTCCATCAGTTGTTGGAAAGAAAGAAGATAATACTGTTATTGTGGGACAGGTAGCTTATAATCAGCTAATACCATCTCCTGAGAGAACAGTGGCAGAAGTAAAAAGACTTATGGGATCAGACACTAAAATTAACATGGGAGAAAAGGAATATATGCCCCATGAAATATCTAGTTTGATTTTAAAAGAGCTAAAAAAATATGCAGAAGATTATTTGGGAGAAGAAGTGGAAGAGGCTGTTATAACTGTACCTGCTAATTTTAATAACTCTCAAAGAAAGGTAACAAAGCTTGCAGGTGAAATGGCAGGCCTTAAGGTGGAGAGAATTATAAATGAACCTACAGCAGCGGCCATGGCTTATGGTATTAATAATGCAGACAAAGAAGAAAAAATCCTTGTTTACGACCTTGGAGGGGGAACATTTGACGTATCCATTTTAGAAATGTTTGAAGGTATCTTAGATGTTAAATCAAGTAGAGGTAATGACAGACTTGGTGGAAAGGATTTTGATAATAGAATAGAAAAATACATAGAAAAAGAATTTGAAAGAATTTATAATCAAAATTTATATAAAAATTTAGATGTTCAAAATAAGTTAAGTATAAAATTAAGAGTAAAAGAAGCTGCCATAAATGCAAAAAAAGAATTATCAAATCAACTATCAACTACAATAAACATACCTTTTATTACCGTTATGGATAATAAACCTGTATCTATAAGTATTGAATTAAAAAGAGAGAAATTTAATGAATTAACAAAAGATTTAGTTGAAAGAACTACAGAAAAGATTGATGAGGCATTAAAAGCGGCCAACTTAAAAGCAAAAGATATTGACACTGTGTTACTAGTTGGTGGATCTAGCAGAATACCTGCTGTAAAAGAGTTGGTGGAAAGTAAGTTTAAGGGTAAAATTATATCAGGAATAAATCCAGACGAAGCTGTTGCCATGGGAGCTGCAATTCAAGCTGGTATAAAAAGTAATCAAATTACTAGCGAAGAAAATCTTATTATAACTGATAAATGTAGCCATAATCTGGGAACAAGTATAATAAAAATAGGGGATGGAAAAGTAATAAATGGAGCTTTTGATTGTATAATTCCAATAGACAGTAGCATTCCTTGTTCTAAAAAGAAATTATATTATACTGCAGTAGATAACCAGGAAGAAGTAAGGGTAGAAGTTTATGAAGGAAATGAAGAACTGGCAGAAGATAATATGAAAATAGGTGACTTTTTACTTAAGGGAGTTCCAAAGGCTAGAGCAGGGGAAGAGAGTATAGAAGTTCAATTTGATTATGATTTAAATGGAATACTAGAGGTGAAGGCTACTATAATGAGCACAGGTGGTTCAATTAATAAAATTATAGATAATTTCAAATTGATTAAATTGGCACAAGATGCATTGGTAGATGAAAATTTATATGAAAGATTTAAAGTAGATGAATGGCTAGATTATGATTTGGCATCAGGAGTAAAAAGTACCGTAGAGTTGGCAGAAAAGAAAATTAAAAGTGCTAAGATAGACAAAGATGATTTTAAATATAGAAAAATAGAAAAATTATTGGAAGAATTGAAACTAGCAGTAATTCATGACAATGAAGAATTGGTGGAAAAGTACGATGAAGAATTAACTGATATATTATTTGAAGAATAA